A genomic region of Rhodococcus sp. B50 contains the following coding sequences:
- a CDS encoding FadR/GntR family transcriptional regulator has translation MSVGTESSLVRVPKAGELVAAQLRRQIVTGELKAGDPLPSETALMEHFGVSRPTLREAFRILESESIIVVLRGAHGGARVLAPDESVAARHMGLLLQYKGVPLADVYRARAEVEVAALRASADSDLAELEGLVVEAAEAIGDPVAFAKIDTRVHQAIVDLAGSQTMSIMMGMLLRILDAHNTLFMSMRGPDRERAIDEVALRSYRRLLKLLAAGDQEGADAHWRRHLRKAEAHMLDDAAPTLVEVLS, from the coding sequence ATGTCGGTTGGAACGGAATCATCGCTGGTACGCGTTCCGAAAGCGGGGGAACTGGTTGCAGCTCAGCTTCGGCGCCAGATTGTGACGGGCGAGCTGAAGGCCGGTGATCCTCTCCCGAGCGAGACTGCCCTGATGGAGCATTTCGGAGTCTCTCGGCCGACTCTGCGCGAGGCGTTCCGCATCCTGGAGTCGGAATCGATCATCGTCGTCCTCCGAGGTGCCCACGGTGGCGCGCGTGTTCTGGCTCCCGACGAGTCGGTCGCGGCGCGTCATATGGGATTGTTGCTGCAGTACAAGGGTGTGCCGCTTGCGGACGTCTATCGTGCCCGGGCGGAGGTCGAGGTTGCCGCCCTGCGCGCTTCGGCGGATTCGGACCTGGCCGAGCTTGAGGGTCTCGTCGTGGAGGCTGCCGAGGCGATCGGTGATCCCGTAGCCTTCGCCAAGATCGATACCCGCGTCCATCAGGCCATTGTGGACCTGGCCGGTTCGCAGACGATGTCGATCATGATGGGGATGCTGCTTCGGATTCTGGATGCCCACAACACGCTCTTCATGTCGATGAGAGGGCCTGATCGTGAACGGGCCATCGACGAGGTAGCGCTGCGCTCGTATCGACGGCTGTTGAAATTGCTGGCTGCGGGTGATCAGGAGGGTGCCGACGCGCATTGGCGTCGGCATCTTCGCAAGGCGGAGGCGCACATGCTCGACGATGCTGCGCCCACGCTGGTCGAGGTGCTTTCCTGA
- a CDS encoding class I adenylate-forming enzyme family protein, producing the protein MRTQGCTPCVRSFFEGSRSGLAYADVVVLFDCSGAMVDIVPSRSERCGAQMQVSQLPALNDSAEVGWSYLPLGTSVPLMDADGITVGQRLALAARRHPTRNAIVWIEDAEVRGVTWGDLFERASVIGEHLRHTHPSNSRVGILGRDRLQWIQAFYGAACAGFGVVPLPNDGADTVARCCGAVGVDLILGTDDVGVRAKELGDVRLVRIGSVPTAGVPSYGMDAVVAGPAGPFLYQFTSGTTGRPKVAVLSHRAVLGAAAGYALATGACDGDSMFNPLPLEHVGGSVAGLLGALSIDGTYVSVDRFDAVDIAQVVRNAAPSVVGLVPTMLIDLLDRGVVRPSDFASVSSIVGGATSVDPALIDRVEAELGIRFLVGYGQSEAPCLTVSGVDDPAVLRTRTIGRPLPGRDYCIASKGSVVRDGEVGELCVRGPLIMSGYLTEGGDIAQVTDENGWMRTGDLCSMSEGIITFHSRLRDVVIRGGENLYPAEIESVVLEYPGVQDVAVFGAPDARLGEVPAAAVICGADSALDFADLDRFVAERLPRKKRPTQWFPVGDFPRTSTGKARKAELAERLLTRVVDEVPQSPDIVN; encoded by the coding sequence TTGCGGACGCAAGGCTGTACGCCTTGCGTCCGTTCGTTTTTTGAGGGGTCACGTTCAGGCTTGGCATACGCGGATGTAGTTGTATTATTCGACTGTTCAGGCGCGATGGTCGACATAGTGCCTTCAAGATCCGAGCGATGTGGTGCACAAATGCAGGTTTCTCAGCTGCCGGCCCTCAACGACAGCGCCGAAGTCGGATGGTCGTATCTGCCCCTCGGCACATCCGTGCCCTTGATGGATGCGGACGGGATCACCGTCGGACAACGTCTGGCGTTGGCCGCTCGACGTCATCCCACGAGGAACGCGATCGTATGGATCGAGGACGCGGAGGTCCGGGGAGTCACGTGGGGTGATCTGTTCGAACGCGCCTCGGTGATCGGAGAGCACCTTCGGCACACGCATCCGTCGAATTCGAGGGTGGGGATCCTCGGACGTGATCGGTTGCAGTGGATTCAGGCATTCTACGGTGCTGCGTGCGCCGGATTCGGTGTGGTCCCTCTGCCGAACGATGGTGCGGACACGGTGGCTCGATGCTGCGGTGCGGTCGGCGTAGACCTGATTCTGGGAACCGACGACGTGGGCGTGCGCGCGAAGGAGTTGGGAGACGTACGGCTGGTGCGGATCGGCAGTGTGCCGACTGCGGGCGTCCCGTCCTATGGGATGGACGCGGTAGTTGCGGGCCCTGCCGGCCCGTTCCTCTATCAGTTCACGTCGGGAACCACGGGGCGGCCGAAAGTTGCCGTGCTGTCCCATCGTGCCGTGCTCGGAGCCGCCGCTGGGTACGCGCTTGCCACTGGCGCATGCGACGGTGATTCGATGTTCAATCCACTCCCGTTGGAGCATGTGGGTGGGTCGGTTGCCGGACTGCTCGGTGCGCTCAGCATCGATGGCACATATGTGTCGGTGGATCGATTCGACGCCGTGGATATCGCGCAGGTGGTCCGGAACGCTGCGCCGAGTGTGGTGGGGCTCGTTCCAACCATGCTCATCGACCTTCTGGACCGTGGGGTGGTCCGGCCCTCGGATTTCGCCTCGGTGTCGTCCATCGTCGGAGGGGCAACCAGCGTGGACCCGGCGCTCATCGACCGGGTGGAGGCAGAGCTCGGCATTCGTTTTCTGGTCGGTTACGGGCAAAGTGAAGCTCCGTGCCTGACTGTCAGCGGAGTGGACGATCCGGCTGTGCTGCGTACCCGTACGATCGGCCGCCCTCTGCCGGGTAGGGACTACTGCATTGCGTCGAAGGGCTCCGTGGTCCGGGACGGTGAGGTCGGGGAGCTCTGCGTCCGCGGTCCGTTGATCATGTCGGGCTATCTCACCGAAGGTGGTGACATCGCACAGGTAACGGATGAGAACGGTTGGATGCGGACAGGCGATCTCTGCTCCATGAGCGAGGGAATCATCACTTTCCATTCCCGGCTGCGTGACGTCGTCATCCGGGGTGGAGAGAACTTGTATCCGGCCGAAATCGAGTCGGTGGTACTCGAATACCCTGGTGTGCAGGATGTTGCGGTGTTCGGGGCTCCGGACGCCCGGCTGGGGGAGGTTCCTGCGGCTGCCGTGATCTGCGGCGCAGACAGTGCTCTCGACTTCGCCGACCTGGACCGATTCGTGGCAGAACGTCTTCCCCGCAAGAAGCGTCCGACCCAATGGTTCCCTGTCGGCGACTTCCCTCGGACCTCGACCGGGAAGGCGCGAAAAGCGGAACTGGCGGAACGGCTCCTGACGCGCGTGGTTGACGAGGTGCCCCAATCACCGGAT
- a CDS encoding VOC family protein, with product MSVVTRNQPLGTPTWIDLGIPDLDRAMAFYGSVFGWEFDVGSEEYGRYTMCLLGGKKVAALMPNPDESASKFWWNVYLATDDLDATVARSTDAGGTLLMEPMDIADQGRLAMVRDPSSAQFGLWQGWAHVGCELVNEPNTLLRNDLVTPNPGPAREFYAAVFDFTLDGNDDLPGVDFTFLRRPDGHEVGGIVGDPTASASSWGTLFQVVDADVAVAAARAGGGTADDPTDMPYGRTAEVTDPFGAKFTVGSPLLGVQG from the coding sequence ATGAGCGTGGTCACGAGGAATCAACCACTCGGCACTCCCACCTGGATCGACCTGGGCATTCCGGATCTGGACCGGGCGATGGCCTTCTACGGGTCGGTTTTCGGTTGGGAGTTCGATGTCGGTTCCGAGGAGTACGGCAGGTACACGATGTGTCTGCTCGGCGGCAAGAAGGTCGCCGCGTTGATGCCGAATCCCGACGAGAGTGCCAGCAAGTTCTGGTGGAACGTCTATCTGGCGACCGACGATCTCGACGCGACCGTCGCTCGGTCCACAGACGCGGGTGGCACGCTGCTGATGGAGCCGATGGACATCGCCGACCAGGGTCGGCTGGCGATGGTGCGGGATCCGTCCAGTGCGCAGTTCGGCTTGTGGCAGGGGTGGGCACACGTCGGTTGCGAGCTGGTGAACGAGCCGAATACCTTGTTACGCAACGACTTGGTGACCCCGAATCCTGGCCCGGCGCGGGAGTTCTACGCGGCGGTGTTCGACTTCACCCTGGACGGGAACGACGACCTGCCCGGCGTGGACTTCACTTTTCTGCGCAGACCGGATGGGCACGAGGTCGGTGGCATCGTGGGTGACCCGACCGCCTCGGCGTCCTCGTGGGGCACGCTCTTCCAGGTCGTCGATGCCGACGTGGCGGTCGCCGCGGCTCGGGCCGGCGGGGGTACCGCGGACGATCCGACGGACATGCCGTACGGGCGGACCGCGGAGGTTACCGATCCGTTCGGTGCGAAGTTCACGGTGGGTTCCCCGCTGTTGGGTGTGCAGGGGTAG